A genomic stretch from Sphingobacterium sp. ML3W includes:
- a CDS encoding aldo/keto reductase: MKSFKLNNGIDIPAIGFGTWQIPEGEDAYQAVKEALVAGYTHIDTAAIYGNEKSVGRAIKDSGIARNTLFITTKLWNTERGYDKAIAAFEKSLTDLGLEYLDLYLIHWPANETQFEDWAVINAGTWKALEYLYQQGKVKAIGVSNFPKEYLAKLLETAAIIPAINQIEFHPGYLQQETVDLCKSNDILVQAWSPLGSGRILQDETLIALAEQKSTSVGQICIKFALSQGILPLPKSTNPANIKRNLDIDSFDLTEEDIKTIRTLPAMGFSGSDPKKVAF; encoded by the coding sequence ATGAAATCATTCAAATTGAACAATGGAATTGATATTCCAGCAATTGGATTTGGAACCTGGCAAATTCCTGAAGGAGAAGACGCATACCAAGCTGTTAAGGAAGCTCTGGTTGCAGGATATACACATATTGACACTGCGGCAATTTATGGTAATGAGAAAAGTGTCGGCAGAGCGATCAAGGACAGTGGAATAGCCCGTAATACTTTATTTATAACAACCAAACTTTGGAATACTGAACGCGGTTATGATAAGGCAATCGCTGCATTCGAAAAATCCCTTACAGACTTGGGATTGGAGTATTTAGACCTCTATTTGATACACTGGCCTGCCAACGAAACTCAATTTGAGGATTGGGCAGTGATTAATGCCGGTACCTGGAAAGCCCTGGAGTATTTATACCAACAAGGAAAAGTGAAAGCTATCGGGGTTAGCAATTTCCCAAAAGAATATCTCGCCAAATTATTGGAAACAGCAGCAATCATCCCAGCTATCAATCAAATCGAATTCCACCCCGGTTATCTTCAACAGGAAACTGTTGACCTTTGCAAATCAAATGATATTTTAGTACAGGCATGGTCTCCACTGGGATCAGGAAGAATATTGCAGGACGAGACCCTGATCGCTTTGGCTGAGCAGAAGTCTACCAGCGTCGGACAGATCTGTATTAAATTTGCGCTCTCGCAGGGGATCTTACCACTACCAAAATCCACCAATCCGGCAAATATTAAACGGAACTTGGATATTGATAGCTTCGATCTTACGGAGGAGGATATCAAGACAATTCGGACATTA
- a CDS encoding NADP-dependent isocitrate dehydrogenase: MSNKSKIVWTKTDEAPLLATYSFLPIVQAITATADIDVELRDISLAGRVLASFPEFLKEDQKIADALAELGQMATTPEANIIKLPNISASIPQLKGAITELQKAGYAIPNYPDEAATEEEKSIKAKYAKVLGSAVNPVLREGNSDRRAPKAVKNYAKANPHKMGAWAKDSKTKVASMTSGDFYGSEQSVTVENAGQFKIEFVDAQGAVTELKGLSPLKAGEVIDTSTLSLNALKGFVVDAIAEAKAAGVLLSAHLKATMMKVSDPIIFGAVVETYFADVFAAYGDLFKELGVNKNNGLGEVYAKIAGHAKEAEVKAAIDAAIAQGPALAMVNSDKGITNFHVPSDVIIDASMPAMIRIGGKMWNKEGQEEDTLAMVPDRSYAGVYEATIEDCKANGALDPKTMGSVPNVGLMAQKAEEYGSHDKTFQATGDGVIRVVDAEGNVYMEQKVDEGDIFRMCQTKDAPIQDWVKLAVNRARLSGTPAIFWLDKDRAHDREIIKKVEKYLPDFDTTGLDIRILSPIEATKFSLERIRKGEDTISVTGNVLRDYLTDLFPILEVGTSAKMLSIVPLMNGGGLFETGAGGSAPKHVEQFLQEGYLRWDSLGEFLALGASLEHLSQTQNNAKALVLAETLDEATEKFLANDKSPARRVGQIDNRGSHFYLTLYWAQALAAQTKDADLANRFAGVAKVLTDNEAKINEELIGAQGQAQNIGGYYFPNDELATKAMRPSETLNNAIAGI; this comes from the coding sequence ATGTCAAACAAATCAAAAATTGTTTGGACAAAAACAGACGAAGCACCTTTGTTGGCGACTTACTCGTTTTTGCCTATTGTACAAGCGATTACAGCTACAGCTGATATCGATGTTGAATTGAGAGATATCTCTTTAGCAGGTCGTGTTCTTGCAAGCTTTCCAGAATTTTTAAAAGAAGATCAAAAAATTGCCGATGCATTGGCAGAGTTGGGGCAGATGGCAACAACTCCAGAGGCAAACATTATTAAGTTGCCAAATATTTCAGCTTCTATTCCACAGTTGAAGGGTGCTATTACCGAATTACAAAAAGCAGGTTATGCTATTCCAAACTACCCAGATGAAGCAGCTACTGAGGAAGAAAAATCCATCAAAGCTAAATATGCAAAAGTGTTGGGATCAGCTGTAAACCCGGTATTACGTGAAGGTAACTCTGATCGTCGTGCACCTAAGGCTGTGAAGAATTATGCTAAAGCAAATCCACATAAGATGGGCGCTTGGGCAAAAGATTCAAAAACTAAGGTAGCTTCAATGACATCTGGTGATTTCTATGGTTCAGAACAATCTGTAACAGTAGAAAACGCAGGTCAATTCAAAATTGAATTTGTGGATGCGCAAGGAGCTGTTACTGAATTAAAAGGTCTTTCGCCGTTAAAAGCCGGTGAAGTAATTGATACTTCGACCTTAAGCTTGAATGCATTGAAAGGTTTTGTTGTTGATGCGATCGCTGAAGCGAAAGCTGCTGGTGTATTGTTATCTGCGCATTTGAAAGCAACAATGATGAAAGTTTCAGATCCAATTATCTTTGGAGCAGTGGTTGAAACGTACTTTGCAGATGTGTTTGCAGCGTATGGCGACTTGTTCAAAGAACTGGGGGTCAACAAAAACAACGGTTTAGGTGAAGTATATGCTAAAATTGCAGGTCACGCAAAGGAAGCGGAAGTGAAAGCTGCTATCGATGCTGCGATCGCGCAAGGCCCTGCTTTAGCGATGGTTAACTCAGATAAAGGTATTACAAATTTCCATGTTCCGTCTGATGTGATTATTGATGCTTCTATGCCTGCAATGATCCGTATCGGTGGTAAAATGTGGAATAAGGAAGGCCAAGAAGAAGATACGCTCGCCATGGTTCCTGACCGTTCTTACGCAGGTGTTTATGAGGCTACAATAGAAGACTGTAAAGCAAATGGCGCTTTGGATCCTAAAACAATGGGTTCTGTTCCAAATGTTGGTTTGATGGCTCAGAAAGCTGAAGAATATGGTTCACACGACAAAACTTTCCAAGCTACTGGTGATGGTGTGATCCGTGTCGTAGATGCCGAAGGTAATGTATACATGGAGCAAAAGGTCGATGAAGGTGATATCTTCCGTATGTGTCAAACAAAAGATGCACCTATCCAAGATTGGGTAAAATTAGCAGTAAACCGTGCGCGTTTGTCTGGTACGCCAGCGATATTCTGGTTAGATAAAGATCGTGCTCACGATAGAGAGATCATCAAGAAAGTAGAGAAATACTTGCCTGATTTTGATACAACAGGTTTGGATATTAGAATCCTATCGCCAATAGAAGCTACTAAATTCTCTTTGGAGCGTATCCGTAAAGGCGAAGATACGATCTCTGTAACCGGTAACGTATTACGTGATTATCTGACAGATTTATTCCCTATTTTGGAAGTCGGTACTTCAGCGAAAATGTTGTCTATTGTACCATTGATGAATGGAGGTGGTTTGTTTGAAACTGGTGCTGGTGGTTCGGCTCCAAAACACGTAGAGCAATTTCTTCAGGAAGGTTACCTACGTTGGGATTCATTAGGCGAATTTTTGGCACTGGGTGCTTCTTTGGAGCACTTGTCGCAAACGCAAAATAATGCTAAAGCATTAGTTTTAGCAGAGACGTTAGACGAAGCAACAGAGAAATTCTTGGCAAATGACAAATCTCCGGCACGTAGAGTGGGTCAGATTGATAACCGTGGATCTCATTTTTATTTAACATTATATTGGGCTCAGGCTTTAGCTGCTCAAACGAAAGATGCAGATTTAGCAAATCGATTTGCTGGTGTTGCAAAAGTCTTGACAGATAACGAAGCTAAAATCAATGAAGAATTGATCGGAGCACAAGGTCAGGCACAAAACATCGGTGGTTATTACTTCCCTAATGACGAATTAGCTACAAAAGCTATGCGTCCTTCCGAGACATTAAATAATGCAATAGCAGGTATCTAA
- a CDS encoding glycoside hydrolase family 43 protein → MIRTFFTTTSLLLATTLLAQKNPVIRGNYADPEGIIYGDKYWVFPTYSAPYEEQVFFDAFSSSDLTSWTKHPRVLQNNQVTWAKKAMWAPAVLENKGKYYLFFSANDVHQGEIGGIGVAVADKPEGPYIDLLGKPLINDIINGAQPIDQFVFKDKDGTFYMYYGGWKHCNMVKLKSDFTGLLPFDDGTYYKEITPKDYVEGPFMFIKNGKYYFMWSEGGWTGPDYKVAYAIADSPFGPFERIGTILERDPKVAVGAGHHSVIKVPNKDKYFIVYHRRPLGKEGANERVTCIDEMKFDKNGHILPVEMTFKGVKHSLK, encoded by the coding sequence ATGATCAGAACATTTTTTACGACAACATCTTTATTATTGGCGACCACACTCCTTGCACAAAAGAATCCCGTCATTCGTGGAAACTATGCCGATCCGGAGGGTATCATCTATGGGGACAAATATTGGGTTTTTCCCACTTATTCCGCACCTTACGAAGAACAGGTATTTTTTGATGCATTTTCCTCTTCAGATCTAACTAGTTGGACAAAACATCCTCGCGTACTTCAGAACAATCAGGTAACATGGGCAAAAAAAGCGATGTGGGCTCCGGCTGTCCTTGAAAATAAGGGCAAATATTATCTATTCTTTAGCGCAAACGATGTCCATCAGGGGGAAATCGGCGGAATTGGTGTGGCAGTAGCAGACAAACCTGAAGGGCCTTATATAGATTTGCTAGGAAAGCCATTGATTAATGATATTATCAATGGTGCGCAGCCTATAGATCAGTTTGTATTTAAAGATAAGGATGGAACGTTCTACATGTACTATGGTGGCTGGAAGCATTGTAATATGGTCAAACTCAAATCTGATTTTACAGGCTTGCTTCCATTCGATGACGGCACCTATTACAAGGAAATTACACCAAAGGATTATGTGGAAGGGCCATTTATGTTTATTAAAAATGGTAAATATTACTTCATGTGGTCCGAAGGTGGTTGGACCGGTCCAGATTATAAAGTGGCTTATGCAATTGCCGACTCCCCGTTTGGACCATTTGAACGTATCGGAACAATTCTCGAACGCGATCCAAAGGTTGCTGTCGGTGCTGGACATCATTCCGTTATCAAAGTACCCAATAAAGACAAATATTTCATCGTCTATCACCGTAGACCATTAGGTAAGGAAGGAGCCAATGAGCGTGTCACCTGTATCGATGAGATGAAATTTGACAAAAATGGTCACATTCTACCTGTCGAAATGACCTTTAAAGGTGTCAAACATTCATTAAAATAG
- a CDS encoding DUF4377 domain-containing protein: MKKSLKSSLFLIPLFLFQYTLQAQSSSFRIKVKSGLDNTPPYLVKYYNSKDWENFYTEIQQFNYNAGFEYNIRVKKTKTAQASIYTLEEIISKLPVEHSDIAIWDIGENYVNDPVSGKLTCLQIKSNKKNKWEYISVPILGFDYQEHYRYRIKVKQTKAKDTDSIRYELLNIISKDKVTELPSIAAFLARFKWNLLQLNGKDVTSNRANIGFDAKNGTIAGSTGCNNFWGNFSIKDNLISFPHLASTMKSCNGPNIENDFFAVVEQKQIQFDIAEQTLNLYIDGRLVMIFGLERE, encoded by the coding sequence ATGAAGAAATCCCTTAAATCCAGCTTATTTTTAATTCCGTTATTTTTATTCCAATATACTTTACAGGCACAGAGCAGTTCCTTTCGGATAAAAGTAAAATCTGGACTTGACAATACGCCCCCTTACCTTGTAAAGTATTACAATAGTAAGGATTGGGAGAATTTTTATACGGAAATCCAACAGTTTAATTACAATGCAGGTTTTGAGTACAATATTCGTGTAAAAAAGACAAAAACAGCACAAGCATCAATCTATACACTGGAGGAAATTATTAGCAAATTACCAGTTGAACATTCTGACATCGCCATTTGGGATATCGGTGAGAATTATGTCAATGATCCAGTCTCCGGAAAATTGACCTGTCTACAAATAAAATCCAACAAAAAAAACAAATGGGAATATATTTCGGTACCCATTCTCGGTTTTGATTACCAGGAACACTATCGTTATCGCATCAAAGTAAAGCAAACGAAAGCAAAAGATACAGACAGCATACGCTATGAATTGCTTAATATTATTTCCAAAGATAAAGTCACTGAGCTCCCCAGTATTGCCGCATTCCTAGCCAGATTTAAGTGGAATTTACTTCAATTAAATGGCAAAGATGTAACAAGCAATAGGGCCAATATTGGTTTCGATGCAAAAAATGGAACGATCGCCGGATCGACGGGGTGTAATAATTTTTGGGGAAATTTTAGCATTAAAGACAATCTGATAAGCTTTCCGCACTTGGCAAGCACCATGAAGTCTTGTAATGGCCCCAATATTGAAAATGATTTCTTCGCAGTTGTTGAGCAAAAGCAGATTCAATTTGATATCGCCGAGCAGACGCTGAACTTATATATCGACGGAAGGTTAGTCATGATCTTCGGCTTAGAGCGTGAATAA
- a CDS encoding alpha/beta hydrolase family protein: protein MNLKQFLLLTLALFCFVAGSKAARVDTLNIPSRSMAKEIKTVVILPKGYSVNTKYPVLYLLHGYSGNYSNWVKNTTVASLADQYGYMVVCPDGGFGSWYWDIANDRNYQYETFVSKELVDYIDQHYVTVKDRKGRAITGLSMGGHGALSLAIKHQDLYGAAGSTAGGVDFRPFPLNWEIKDRIGNYADAPQIWDDRVVINMIPKLLNNKLRLMIDCGKEDFFYPVNVALHDKLMYHNINHTFVTSEGGHNWTYWSRSIVYQMAFFNEFFNQPEKK, encoded by the coding sequence ATGAATTTAAAACAATTTTTACTTTTAACACTCGCGCTATTTTGCTTTGTAGCGGGTAGTAAGGCTGCGAGGGTGGATACCTTGAATATTCCGAGTCGTAGCATGGCAAAAGAGATTAAAACAGTGGTTATTCTACCTAAAGGTTATTCGGTGAATACGAAATATCCTGTTCTCTATTTACTTCACGGATATTCAGGTAATTATAGTAATTGGGTTAAAAATACCACTGTAGCTTCGTTGGCAGATCAATATGGATATATGGTGGTTTGCCCGGATGGAGGATTTGGAAGTTGGTATTGGGATATTGCAAATGATCGGAATTATCAATATGAAACATTTGTTTCCAAAGAACTGGTTGATTATATAGATCAGCACTATGTGACAGTCAAGGACCGAAAAGGTAGAGCAATTACTGGCCTGAGTATGGGAGGGCATGGCGCTTTGTCTCTTGCGATCAAACATCAAGATCTCTATGGGGCAGCCGGTAGTACGGCAGGAGGTGTTGATTTTAGACCGTTCCCTTTAAATTGGGAAATTAAGGATCGTATCGGTAATTATGCAGATGCACCGCAGATTTGGGATGACCGAGTGGTGATCAATATGATTCCGAAATTGCTGAATAATAAACTTCGTTTAATGATTGATTGTGGTAAAGAGGATTTTTTCTACCCTGTCAATGTCGCACTGCATGACAAACTCATGTATCACAACATCAACCATACCTTTGTTACAAGTGAGGGTGGGCATAATTGGACCTATTGGTCACGCTCTATTGTCTATCAAATGGCCTTTTTTAATGAATTTTTCAATCAGCCAGAAAAAAAATAG